The Tubulanus polymorphus chromosome 3, tnTubPoly1.2, whole genome shotgun sequence nucleotide sequence CAACAACATGGACTCTATTCAGAATCACTGGCGCAAGAAGTGCAAAGATTAAAAACAGAAGTACTTGGATACAAAGAACAGGTAAGCATGTCTGCTCCCTTCAGTACCCCTATAATGGCGAGGACataatattttctaatattgacATCAAATTGTAGCTCAAATGTGGAAATGGATCCTGAATCATTATTAAGGCTTTTCTATTTCACATTTATTCAAGATGAGACATATTAGAGTGGAAAATTATAGCAAAGATGGACAAATAAACATGCTTCGTCAGTCTTTAACTCAAAAAGAATCGGAACTCTTTCGTGTAAAACAAGAGAAATTAGATTCGTTAAGACTAAAGGATGGTGaattatcaatgaaacaaAAAGAACTCGAATCGGAGTTGTCGAAAATGAAGACGGATATTTTATTCAAAGATCGTGAAATCGTTGAGCTTCAGACGACAAATAAAAATCTGGAGAAGCAAGTTCAAATTAATAACAATCACATCAGCGTACGCAGTCCTAAAGGTCCAATGCGTGATAGTCAGTCACCTAGACACAGTGGCAATTCACCGAGCAAATTCGGAGAAGTCGCAAATTTCCCTACTGCTCAATCATTCATCGGCGATTGTCTAAAATCTAAACCAGTTACAGACTCTCGTGGAGTTCAATGCGATGTGTCAATGGGTAATTCTCCACTTACTTCGAAAAGACCAATTAAACATAGAAAACATCACCTGCGATTGAAAATTTCGAGTGGTGAGTACTAAAAGCTGACAAAAGTGTCCATACAGATTTTGTGGGAGACACCCTGAAAATGATTGATGACCCTAACGCTTGTAAATTATGGCCAGtcttttatgttttaatcAGATAGCATAGTCTTGCTGGGGTTGATCATGACCCACCGAGCAATTGCTTAAGATCGTTTTCCATACatggaaatgatgaaattatcacTTATTTCTTGTTGTTGTAGGTGAAATTCCAGGTCCGTGTCTTGTGTCGAAGTTGTTGCCGAATTATGATCATAGCAGTTCAAATTGTGGAATGATTGGATTGTTCAATGATCGATCTGAAACCGGCGTGTGTTCGAACCCCAACATTGAGAACAGGCTGTCGGCTTATGAGGCGTTCCACGTTTTACTCAATTCTAAAAGCACCATCGCTTCGACCGTTGAATGTGGGCAGTATTGGTTTAACTGTCAAATAGCGGAGACTCTAAAAGTATTACCATCTATAaaggattatttacaaaattatatAAACTGTGTCGACTGTAGAAACAAACCATTATTACGAACTCAATCATCAACTGGTTCATTTCACGGTAGCAGTTTGGATAGTTTATCCGACCTAGTTGCTGGACATGCTTCGACCGATGATAACGCATTAGAAGTTGCTTGTGAATTAGccagaaattcattacatgtgCTGCTGCAACTTGTAATTCATTGTCAACCAATACGAGACTGCCTGGTCTGTAATCGGGTCAGTATTACCCTTGTCTGATCATACATGTATCATCTATTTtcgaaaactttaaaaaaaatatgatacgatattttcatgcattcattatttttcttttgtgtAGGATTCAACTTCTGATTTTTGTGGATCTTCGATTTTCAGCATTCTTCAAAAGTTgcttttgatgaaaaatgatgaGGTACTCGTATATTTTCTTCACTCGTAGAATGACCATTtgtgaatgatgaaaatgataggCGAGGTTTTTCTTTCCTAGGGAATGACGAGTAAGGCTATTTTATCAGAGGAATGTTTGCAAGTACTCATTGCTTTAGCCAGGGAAAGTGCAACTAATGACTTACAAAGGTATGATATTATCAACAATcacaaaaaagaaacaattccTACATGTGTCTAATGGGTTGATATTTTTTACAGGTTCAGTTCATTGTTAGAAGATGGTACAGTTTTGGATTGTTTATTGTTATCGGATAAACCACAGTTTCTGATGAATACATTAAATTTGTTAAATTGTCTCCTTGCATCACCTTTAATCGTGTCAACCCTCTGTGCTCCGTCAGGTAATTGATGTCTATATCACAAGTACATGAgtgaaaagttttcatttgttcctcaaatttgttttaattcatttgatttttgattCATTCTTATAATCATAAACAGATAATTGTGTGTTGAGCTGTTTGTATGGGATCTGCATCAAACCATCACAATTCCCAGTGGAAAGTACTACAGCAATCTCGCATAAGGTAAGGAATCTTGGCTAAAAGTACAATACCGGTAATAATCCTACTAAATCTAGATTTCGTTCTTACCCGGGGCTTAATGTATGAAGAATATCATTTTGATCCAGATTTCTAGTGAATAAGATTTATTTTATCGGTACCTGAATGGTCCTGATTATGAAAAAGCTTTTTGGATTGGAAGTTTGAGTTTTCCATGTTTTCAGATTGTCTGTTTACTGATGTGTTTAGTGAGGCGGCATCGTTATGGCGCGTTGATGTTACTTCAAACTGAATGTCATTGTAGTTCCGAGGTACagttttttatattttaggTAAAATTCGAATCTTTCTGAACATAGTGTCAACATTTTTCGTTTTCCTAAATTTAGGTGATAAAGGCAGTGTTCAGTCTGATGTATCGTGAGTTAAGAAATGACAGCGAACAGAGTCACCTAGTTCTACGGCACGGACTAATGCTGTTACACTGGTTCTCTGAATGGGATCAACACTTCGTCAAACATTCGGCAGCCGATGATCATAAATACATCAGTGTCATCAGTAAACTCGAAATGATCTACAAAAACCTTCCTAACATTCCCCACTATGAGCGTAAGTTGATACACACCTGCCTGGGTTGTTTCTTCTAAAATCAGGAAACTGTTATATTCAATGGAGTTAGTGAACTACTTAATTGGTCAATGCACATTTTCTTTAACGTACAAACCCCAATTTTGATTGAGACAAAAAGACAATTGCTAAAGCCGACTATGTATAGGTATGATGAATTTGTCTCTTGATAAGATATGTCTCGTTTCAGGTGAACTTTTACAGGATTTATGGGAATCGGCTGATGTTGAAGAGAATTCACAGGAGGAGGATTCAGTAACTCAAGTACCAATGGACATCAGCTAGGAAGCAAAAAATTCACTGAACTTTCAAAACACGTGCCTTCATTCCTGTTCCTATTAACAACTTTTTTAAGCTTAATGAAGGAAAACGTATTAGGTGTACCGGTAGCTCTGTCAAGTTATGCTCCTGGAAAAATCCGGCAAAGGTCATAGTGAATCAGACAGATACCGTTATTTACTTATGGAATGATTATTGTCTGATTGATTAAAACTACTTGTATCCAtctttgtacatgtataccAGTAACCTAAAAAGTGGATGGAATCTACTTTCCAATAAGCTAGTACTGGTAATAACGGCAATGATTCAAAAAGTTtgtaattaaaaacaaatctgtggtttataattttatgctattttgaaaataaatgtttattcagcaaaattaaaagttgttttgagtGATGATGGTAAGTAAATACAAGCTTGTGCCATCCTCCGCCGATTGCTGTCGGTATCCTGATGATGTTTTCAATCAAGAACCCTTTGGTAAAtaccagagataaacctgcCAGCCCTGATAATGAATGAGGAAGACTTGCAGTGCATTTacaatttataaatatttgtttattttctacttttacaacaacaaaacatttGCCAACTTCATGCAATACAAAGCCATTTTCTACAACAGAAAAACCTGATTCCTATCCAAGCAAtcgtgaatgaatgaattgacaAAAAACTGTATCAGTAAGCTTCCAAACTCGATGCACTAATGATAGTTTGTAGTATATACATGAAAAGTTTTCCACACTAAAGTATCGTTGACATTATCACTATTAAATGATAATTTCCATATCTCCTAACTCTTCATCAGAAGGCAGGTTTATCCTTTCTACTGGAATTACATTTGGATCTACGAGGGGTAAGCCTAGTTCTTCGCGCCGTGCTAGTTCTAAAAACGCTTCTCTCTGCGCCCAGTTCTGTAATCtattaaaaagagaaaaacgATACCATCAAATTTGgcttttcatgaaaattccTTCCGAAGTAGGTGGAAAATTAACTAACTTACTGAAAATCGGGTAGATATGCGAATATGAACGATCCACCGCAAAGGCATAGAGTTATTCCAGCAAACATGATGATATTATGAGCCCATTCATCTTCATCTTTATCTGTTAAACTGTATCCATATGAGATCCAgttctgaaatgaaattattgtcATAAGGCATATGATGGCAATAGTATAGAATGATTTAAATAAGTTATGGCTAACCTTGTGTTCTTCATCTGGTATCGCATCCGGATGAGGAAATACAATCTTCTCTTTCGTCTTCTCTAACGCATCGGATGTAACACTGACAGCCTCTTTATTCTTCTGACTTGTAGAAATAAAACAAGCCGGAGCAGCTAAATTAGCCCGTTTATGTCGAGTGACACTGGCAGCAATAGTACCACCACAATTCCGACTAAATCGCAGTCCACCTACAAATCGAAGAAGCGACGCCATCTTTAAGCAACGATCTCGAGATTGTGGATTGCGAGCAAACAATTCTCCAGCGCCGCGTCTCGCTACTGGTTGGACTAATTAAATCCATAAACCGCTGAATATTGATTGTCAGCGGGGCGTCTCCGGCGCTGATTCTTCTGGCCAGAAAATATAAGAAAACCATTTCTTTTACACGGCTTTTGAAAATCTTATCCCTTATAAAGACGTTACATTAAGAATTATTcgaatatttcagaattcgaaaagtttgaaattattttgagaTTAGGCAAGGTGCCGGCTTCGGCTGCGTCCGGGGACTTTCCTTTCCACCGAATTAGGTGACCATCACCAGTTTAAAGAAGCGCAATCAATGTAACAAACCGAAATGATAGTTTTATTTCGCCGAAGACGGCTACCAGATAGACCGGCGACGGGTGTATGCACGGCAGGGTCGACTATACTGTGCTTTCAAAATGGGTCACCCCTGGACCATTTTGACGACAACCCACGAGTCATATCATATCGAGTCATatcagttcaagttcaagtttatCGACTACTGTACTACCTAAAAATAGGTCACCCCTGGACCAGTTTGCTTCCTTTTAGCACTTCTCCTGGCGCCGACATGGAATCATTAAACATAACTAGCGAGCAAAGTTTTTACGAATTTTAGCACTTCTCCTGGCGCCGACATGGAATCATTGAACATAACTAGCGAGCAAAGTTTTTACGAATTTGTATTCACCAAAGTTCACCAATGCAACGGCCCAATTGAGTTGACTGAGCTGTACGATAAATGGGAATCATATGATAAGGTAAAATATACAGGTAAACTACATTACAGACTTTAGGGGGAATAAAACAAATGACCGTTCATAagtaatttcaataaaaaactaAATTCCACCGAAAACCATCCGATATCTCCTTACTTTGTCTTAAAACATGGGCGTAAAAATCATTACAATCTAGAACAAGGCTCTGGCCGCATCAACACTAtaatgtatttcaaaaactcaCTAATAGATCGCCTAAACCAAGAAATCATACTTCAACAAAACCTTCATATTTGGAGTCTTAACAATATACTTATACATCTGGACGCAAGCGGACTGAATGCAGTAAACAGAATCACAATCGATACCATTAGCGTAGTCTATTAATTAAACCCGacgccattttctttttttaattacaCCTACATACTTCGATTTTGACACTTGAGGTATGTTCTGATATGGATCGAACCGGAACGACGGTCTATCAATACGCATAGAACTGTCTGACcacttttgttttatttcaccACATACGCATTACAGTAAGTTTACTGTTTCTGATGTTTTGACTGTAAACTCAGTCTCATTGCCGCGATAGCTGGAAAGCTGCCTCCTTTTTGGCTTCAGGATAGCAAGCTCAGTCTATTTGCGCGTGGTGGTGGCTGGAAAGTTGCCTCTTGACATCAGTCTCAttaaaaactaccaaaaacctaatcgtgacaatgtaaataaaacccGATGAAGACTGTATATTCGTAAGTGTACAAAtatgtattcaatattcacgtGCCTGTGCCGCTTTCTTACTGACGGTCCATCAATGCGCATAGCACTGTCCGTTTGATTGCGACGCATCCACAGACCTACCTATGCActgtatattagaaacacaaaACTGCTCCCGTGTAAAAACTTTTCCTTTTAGGCAAACTCAGCACCAGATGTGAAGTACCGATTGCGCTCCCCTTGACGGAGAAACCCATCCTCATCGGAGCTGCACCGTCGATGTCATAAACTACACTTCGGATACCCAAGGACCATATtctcatctggaaaatttgcgtttcgaaatgtgcttcctttctatctagtcaacacgcggaacaatcaacttagaggacttctacatcaacatcatctacccgagaaaaaaaccacaataaactatcggactatttacacgtagaaaacgaccaaaaaaatataaaaatggacaaaatgatcttcaccCTTGTAATTAGCTATTCCCAAAATcttgatgtattaaattaggcagccagaaaaattcatcccaatcagtcgcttgcctgTTCAGACTgcttggaagattgtttgaatgaaccggaaccgaatttccaattatgtacttcgatttaaaaaagaaaattctgtaaattagaCCGCCGAGCaaacaactatatctgtacttcgatttccgatttcaaaatcaaaccccctgtttcgctcccggcaggtgtggtgggtctgtaagggacactcgatcaaaaaatctaacgaaatttacaaaccaaataaataacagggacaatccctattttaagatcaaacaTCGTTCAGACCTTGAATCATTTTTCTAGAGGATGTAAAGTCATATGGGCGCTATACTGCTCCACAGAGTTTGGTAAAGATTATAGAAATGTATGTGCAGGATAAAGATTGTAAAATTCTTGATGTTGGCGCCGGTACCGGGCTTCTCGGTGAGGAGGTAAAATTTTACACAGCATTTTCGTTTTTAATATGTTATAAAGTTTAACTATGGACTCTAAAGacgaaattctttttaaaagtCGATGGTTTAACAATTCATGAAAATCACATCCATTAGGTATGGGTGGCAATTGCTGgtggaatagatatttaatgacataaatcattttgaattacTTTTGCACTAGTTGCGGAAAGCAGGGTTCAAAGGTAGAATTGACGCCATTGAGCCCGCACCAGGAATGTTGAAACGAGCTGAAGAAAAAGGTTGTTATGAGAACTTTTACTCTGAGTATGTAACCGTTGAAAAACCGTGTTCTATTTCAACCGGTAAGGAGAATATATCCAAGTTattaaaatctgaaaatagcGATACTTTGAAAACATGCTTATTTAAAACAGGTTTTTACGACCACATTGTGACTTCTGGAGCCATTATCCCCAGGCACATTGAATACCAGACATTGATTGAGTTGTTAAGAATGTGTAAAATAGGTAAACAGGCGTTTGGAAGGTTGAAAAACAACGAAACAATCATACTTCCATCAAACGGGATCATAGCAttggatttgtttttttttgtttcaggtGGTTACGTTTTGGCCTGTTTTCGAAAAGATTATTTAGAGAAGGAACATTTCCGAGGTTTCGacgattttttagaaaaacttCAACGCGATAGAAAATGTAAATCCGAAATCGTTGAGATCGACCAATATCATTTTTCTGATCCTGGCCTCGTAGTGGTTTTAGAGAAAACTTCCGAATAAACTCCTCAAGATATTCGTCTTTGCAACATTTCTCAATATTTCCACTTCTGAATACTATCATAGAAATTTACCGTCCACAAATACTGtaatcatcattcatttttccgaACGGGAGGCGAAGCTAAAGAATTACTAGCTCAGTGCTCAGTTCGTGATGTATCTGAGCGTTGAATGATAAATGGTATGCTGAATATGCTGTTGGGCTTAAAATAACGATCGACCTTAAAGTAATTCTGAATGATTGTTAGACAAAGGGCTTGACAACAAATGACGAATTGTTTTTCATTACAGTTTTTGAATGCATATAAGATAAGGGTTGATCAACTATAATGGCACGAGGAAAAAGGTCTAAAACATATTTAAGCATGAAGCtcaaaaatctgaaatcattttaaaacttTTGTTCTTGTTGgttattgattgaatattaAGTTTTCAAGGTCCCTGGGCCCTGTCGATATATCTTCTCTAACGGAGCTTGGTGTTTCCGGCGTAATAAGGTTGGATTAAGCTTTTCAAAACAATTACTCTTTTGTCTATAGTATGGTAAGGTGAACATCTTTTGCGTCGTTGTTCGGAACATATTATTCGTGAAGCAATAGACGATGAAATTGGCACAAGAATCGAGAACAGTTAAACCCATGCCAATTTTCCGTACCATCATCGAGGTGTGATAATCATATCCCTGTATTTCTATAATTCTGGCAAAAAAGGCCCTATCCAAAAACGACACCGACTCAAATAAGATATATATGATTACAACAGAAATAACCATTCGAAGGACTTTACCTTGTTTTGTAGAATTCGAAttcgaatgaatattttttgcgGTTTTGACCGTTTTTTGTAAAGTCAATGCAAGAATGAGAGATGTATTGGTGACGAGTAGAGAAATCATGGGGATAACGGAAAGATAAATGAAACCTACCCACGAGCTCATCTTCGCATTCCAGTCAAGTAGATAAGGATTGCTATAATAGTAGGATAACTCATTAGATAGAATCCAGGTTCTCATTCCGGTACTCGAGCATCGGAACGCTTTCAACCCTTTGTTTGGCAGAAAAATAGgcagaaataaaacaaacgATACTAAATTCACGATAAATAGAATTAAGCGTAACTTTCGACAGCGACCAAAACAGCCGTGATTTCAGTGGAAACGTTACCACAATTAACCTTTCGAAGCTCAACAGACCGACACACCAGTTCCTAATCGACTGAAAAACGTAGTAAAATCCGAGAGCAAACACGGTGAATTGCCAACCGAAACCCCAGTCATCTTTACGGAATACGACATCTCCGACGACTGCGTAAACGTGCAGGGTCCGAAGAGGAAACATAATGAGAATGCAGAGCAAATACAGAAGGTCGTAGATAGCTACTACTTTGATAAGATAGTAAGATGCATTCGTCGCCATATATC carries:
- the LOC141902533 gene encoding ATR-interacting protein-like; protein product: MVSANTCANTTMCELPDSLWDESDDFSGDQLEKIDIMASQALGIADQNNASSVRPKTMIATASSSLSASEGYHSYNDEFGGSMKSRSIQSNVPQFNNSAFNSGLVLRNNESRISTPTFPSVNKTNQQQHGLYSESLAQEVQRLKTEVLGYKEQMRHIRVENYSKDGQINMLRQSLTQKESELFRVKQEKLDSLRLKDGELSMKQKELESELSKMKTDILFKDREIVELQTTNKNLEKQVQINNNHISVRSPKGPMRDSQSPRHSGNSPSKFGEVANFPTAQSFIGDCLKSKPVTDSRGVQCDVSMGNSPLTSKRPIKHRKHHLRLKISSGEIPGPCLVSKLLPNYDHSSSNCGMIGLFNDRSETGVCSNPNIENRLSAYEAFHVLLNSKSTIASTVECGQYWFNCQIAETLKVLPSIKDYLQNYINCVDCRNKPLLRTQSSTGSFHGSSLDSLSDLVAGHASTDDNALEVACELARNSLHVLLQLVIHCQPIRDCLVCNRDSTSDFCGSSIFSILQKLLLMKNDEGMTSKAILSEECLQVLIALARESATNDLQRFSSLLEDGTVLDCLLLSDKPQFLMNTLNLLNCLLASPLIVSTLCAPSDNCVLSCLYGICIKPSQFPVESTTAISHKIVCLLMCLVRRHRYGALMLLQTECHCSSEVIKAVFSLMYRELRNDSEQSHLVLRHGLMLLHWFSEWDQHFVKHSAADDHKYISVISKLEMIYKNLPNIPHYERELLQDLWESADVEENSQEEDSVTQVPMDIS
- the LOC141902534 gene encoding NADH dehydrogenase [ubiquinone] 1 beta subcomplex subunit 11, mitochondrial-like, with the translated sequence MASLLRFVGGLRFSRNCGGTIAASVTRHKRANLAAPACFISTSQKNKEAVSVTSDALEKTKEKIVFPHPDAIPDEEHKNWISYGYSLTDKDEDEWAHNIIMFAGITLCLCGGSFIFAYLPDFQLQNWAQREAFLELARREELGLPLVDPNVIPVERINLPSDEELGDMEIII
- the LOC141901282 gene encoding uncharacterized protein LOC141901282; amino-acid sequence: MYVQDKDCKILDVGAGTGLLGEELRKAGFKGRIDAIEPAPGMLKRAEEKGCYENFYSEYVTVEKPCSISTGGYVLACFRKDYLEKEHFRGFDDFLEKLQRDRKCKSEIVEIDQYHFSDPGLVVVLEKTSE